The following coding sequences are from one Verrucomicrobiota bacterium window:
- a CDS encoding glycosyltransferase family 4 protein, whose amino-acid sequence MRVVILNHFFYPDEAATAQLNGDLAQSLSESDDITVIGLCGVTRYALKEKQAPGSSRWEKVTIQRMACTDFGTKNIPGRLSDYATFFFQAIRYLLFGPKSDLVIAMTSPPLIVIAGVLAKIFRGTKLIYWVQDLYPEIIAPESSKRERPVFRALMHIAQWVDKHTDMHVVPGECMRETLRKRSTGRKMNIEVIPNWSIVPTNASTPLTTMDFREKWDLEKRFVIMYSGNLGRAHDWNTIAEGFRLVYEKHPGAVLLIIGYGYGKDRLAQWHTSRQDIPVTFLPHQPRSDLKTILGSADLHLISQSPEFDGLVVPSKFYGIASVFKPVHFIGSLHNTVSKTIHTHCLGSVSQAYDPEQFASCVSKFISHPDYAVNCAQAMEEWYLREGTPGVPLAHWKKAIKALSQR is encoded by the coding sequence GTGCGAGTCGTTATCCTGAACCACTTTTTTTACCCGGACGAAGCTGCTACTGCCCAACTCAACGGGGACTTGGCACAGTCTTTATCAGAATCTGACGACATCACGGTCATCGGACTCTGTGGTGTGACACGTTACGCCCTTAAGGAAAAACAAGCACCCGGATCTTCCCGGTGGGAAAAAGTAACCATCCAAAGGATGGCTTGCACGGATTTCGGCACAAAAAACATTCCCGGACGCCTGAGCGACTACGCGACATTTTTTTTTCAAGCGATACGGTACCTTCTCTTTGGCCCAAAAAGCGATCTGGTCATCGCCATGACGTCCCCCCCCCTCATCGTTATTGCGGGAGTCTTGGCAAAGATATTTCGTGGCACAAAATTAATTTATTGGGTACAGGATCTTTACCCAGAGATCATCGCCCCTGAATCCTCCAAACGGGAAAGGCCCGTCTTCCGGGCCCTGATGCATATCGCCCAATGGGTCGATAAACATACAGACATGCATGTCGTTCCCGGTGAATGTATGAGGGAAACCCTCCGGAAAAGGTCAACCGGACGAAAAATGAATATTGAAGTCATCCCAAACTGGTCAATCGTTCCTACAAACGCAAGTACCCCGCTTACCACCATGGATTTTAGGGAAAAATGGGATTTGGAAAAACGTTTTGTTATTATGTACAGCGGTAACCTCGGCCGCGCCCATGATTGGAATACCATTGCCGAAGGTTTTCGCCTCGTTTATGAAAAACACCCCGGTGCTGTCCTGCTCATTATCGGATATGGTTATGGTAAAGACCGCTTGGCTCAATGGCACACTTCCCGCCAGGATATCCCTGTCACCTTTCTCCCACACCAACCGCGTTCAGACCTCAAAACAATCTTGGGCAGCGCCGACCTCCACCTGATTAGCCAGAGTCCCGAGTTCGACGGCCTTGTTGTGCCCTCGAAATTTTACGGAATCGCCTCGGTATTCAAACCCGTTCACTTTATCGGTTCCCTCCATAATACCGTTTCAAAAACCATCCACACGCATTGCCTCGGTAGTGTATCCCAGGCGTATGATCCCGAGCAATTTGCTTCCTGTGTTTCAAAATTCATTTCACACCCCGACTACGCAGTAAATTGCGCTCAAGCGATGGAGGAATGGTACTTACGTGAAGGCACTCCCGGTGTCCCACTGGCCCACTGGAAAAAGGCGATCAAAGCTTTATCCCAGAGATAA